The Lysobacter luteus genome contains the following window.
GACCGCCAGCGCGCCGCCGACCTCGGCGTCAGCGTGTCGAGCATCGGCCAGGCGCTGGAGACCATGATGGGCAGCCGCCGGGTGACCACGTTCGTGCAGGACGGCGAGGAGTACGACGTGATCGTGCAGGCCGAGCGCGGCGACCGCGCCGACCCCGCCGATCTCGCCGCGATCCGCGTCCGCGCCGGCAGCGGCGAACTGGTGCCGCTGTCCAACCTGGTCACCCTGACCGAGCTGGCCGAGGCGGGCAGCCTCAACCGCTTCAACCGGCTGCGCGCGATCACGATTACCGCGGGCCTGACGCCGGGTTACAGCATGGGCGAGGCATTGGAGTTCCTCGAGACCACCGCCCGCGAGCAGTTGCCCGAGTACGCCCAGCTGGACTGGAAGGGCGAGTCTCGCGAGTTCCAGAAGGCCGGTGGCGCGGTGCTGCTCACCTTCACCCTGGCGCTGCTGGTGGTGTTCCTGGTGCTGGCGGCGCAGTTCGAGAGCTTCGTGCACCCGTTCATCATCATGCTGACGGTGCCGCTGGCAGTGTTCGGCGCACTGGTGGGGCTGGCGGCAACGGGCGGCACGCTCAACCTGTTCAGCCAGATCGGCATCGTCATGCTGGTCGGACTGGCCGCCAAGAACGGCATCCTGATCGTCGAGTTCGCCAACCAGCTGCGCGACGAGGGCCGCGACATCCACCAGGCGATCGTCGAGTCGGCCGGCGTGCGCTTGCGGCCGATCCTGATGACCTCGGTCGCGACCGCGTTCGGCGCCCTGCCGCTGGTGCTCGCCGGTGGCCCGGGCTCGGCCAGTCGCGGGACCATCGGTGTGGTGGTGATCTCCGGTGTCGCGTTCTCGACCCTGCTGTCGCTGTTCGTGGTCCCGGCGTTCTACGTGCTGCTGGCGCGGTTCACCCGCTCCCCGCATGCGGTGGGCAACGAGCTGGACCGGCTCGAGGCCGAAACCCCCGAAGTGGGCGGCCACGCGTAAGGCGGTGGCGGCGGGCTGCGGTCCGCCGCCAAATCCGGTTAAGGTGCGGAGCTTGTCCGCCCCAAGGATCACCGCCACGTGGAAGACCTGATCAACTCCCTCAACGGCATCATCTGGAGCCGCGCGCTGATCGTGCTGTGCCTCGGCGCCGGCCTGTACTTCTCGATCCGCACGCGCTTCATGCAGGTGCGCGGCGTGCCGGAAATGATCCGGCTCATGCTCACCAACAAGTCCTCCGCGGCGGGCGTGTCCTCGTTCCAGGCATTGGCGATGTCGCTGTCGGGACGGGTGGGCATCGGCAACATCGCCGGCGTCGCCACCGCGATCGCATTCGGCGGCCCCGGCGCGGTGTTCTGGATGTGGGTGATGGCCTTCCTCGGAGCATCGACCGCCTACGTCGAATCGACCCTGGCGCAGATCTACAAGGAAAAGGACGACCAGGGGCGCTTCCGCGGCGGCCCGGCCTATTACATCGAGAAGGCGATGGGCCAGCGCTGGTACGCGTGGATCTTCGCTGCGGTCACCATCATCGCCACCGGCTTCCTGCTGCCGGGCGTGCAGGCCAACGGCATCGCGGAGGGCATGACCAACGCGTTCGGGCTGCCGCCGGCGGTCACCGCGGCGGTGGTGGTGGTCGCGCTGGGCTTCATCATCTTCGGCGGCGTCAAGCGGATCGCGAAGTTCGCCGAGCTGGTGGTGCCCTTCATGGCACTGGCCTACATGCTGGTCGCGCTGGTGATCATGTTCCTCAACATCGAGCGGGTGCCGGCGATGTTCACGCTGGTGTTCGAGAGCGCGTTCGGCATGCACGCCGGCTTCGGCGCGATGTTGGGCCTGGCGGTGGAGTGGGGCGTCAAGCGCGGCATCTATTCCAACGAGGCGGGGCAGGGCACCGGCCCGCACGCCGCGGCCGCGGCGGAAGTCGAACATCCTGCGCAGCAGGGCTACGTGCAGGCGTTCTCGGTCTATGTCGACACGCTGCTGGTATGCAGCGCGACCGCCTTCATGATCCTCTCCACCGGCATGTACAACGTGGTCGGCGCCGGCGGCGGGATGCTGGTGGAGGCGCTGCCCGGGATCGCCGCGGGGCCAGGGTTCGCCCAGAGCGCAGTCGAGTCGGTGCTTCCAGGGTACGGCGCCGGCTTCGTGGCGCTAGCGCTGCTGTTCTTCGCCTTCACCACCATCGTCGCCTACTACTACATGGCCGAGACCAACGTCACCTACATCAACCGCAAGGTGCACCGGCCGTGGCTGGTGTTCGTGCTGCGCATCGCGTTGCTGGCGGCGGTGACGTTCGGTGCGGTGCGCAGTGCCGGGATGGCCTGGACCCTGGGCGACATCGGTGTCGGCCTGATGGCATGGCTCAACCTGGTCGCGATCCTGATCCTGCAGAAGCCGGCCCTGAAGGCGCTTCGGGACTACGAGGCGCAGAAGAAGGCGGGAACCACCGCATTCACCTTCGATCCGGAGGCGCTCGGCATCCGCAATGCGAAGTTCTGGGAGCGCAAGCAGGATGGCCTGGAGCCGGTGCTGCCGGACCCCACTCGCGCCCCCGACCCGACCGATGGTCGCTGAGCCGATGAGGCTGAAGCCCCATGGCGGCTGACCCCTACGGCCGCTTCCGCGGTACGCGACGCCCGCCGGCGGACGAGGAGGCGCCGCGCGAGCTGCGCCTGTACGGGCTGAACGCGGTGCGGGCGGCTTTTGCGCGACGCCCCGAGGCGCTGCGCAAGCTGTACCTGGCCGAAGCGCGTATCCCGGCATTGCAGCCGCTGCTGAAGTGGTGCGTCGCCAACCGGGTCGGCTACCGCGTGGTCGGCGAGGACGATCTGCGCAAGCTGGCCGCCAGCGCGCACCACGAAGGGGTCGTGGCCGACCTGCAGCGCGAACCGCCGGTGGCCCTTGATGCCTGGCTGGCCGCGCTGCCGGCCGGCCCGCAGTGCGCGATCTGGCTGGATGGCGTTGGCAATCCGCACAACCTCGGCGCCATCCTTCGCTCGGCCGCGCACTTCGGGGTGGCCGCAATCCTGCTCCCGCATGCGTCGAACCTTGCGCTGTCAGGTGCCGCGGCACGGGTTGCCGAGGGCGGTGCGGAAGCGGTGCCGATGGTGCGGCTGGACGATGACGCAACGTCGCTGGCGCAGTTGGGTGAGGCCGGCTTCGCCACCGTGGCGACGGTGGTCGAGGGTGGCGACAACGTGTTCGCGATGCCGCCAACTGATCGTCTCGT
Protein-coding sequences here:
- a CDS encoding alanine/glycine:cation symporter family protein; amino-acid sequence: MEDLINSLNGIIWSRALIVLCLGAGLYFSIRTRFMQVRGVPEMIRLMLTNKSSAAGVSSFQALAMSLSGRVGIGNIAGVATAIAFGGPGAVFWMWVMAFLGASTAYVESTLAQIYKEKDDQGRFRGGPAYYIEKAMGQRWYAWIFAAVTIIATGFLLPGVQANGIAEGMTNAFGLPPAVTAAVVVVALGFIIFGGVKRIAKFAELVVPFMALAYMLVALVIMFLNIERVPAMFTLVFESAFGMHAGFGAMLGLAVEWGVKRGIYSNEAGQGTGPHAAAAAEVEHPAQQGYVQAFSVYVDTLLVCSATAFMILSTGMYNVVGAGGGMLVEALPGIAAGPGFAQSAVESVLPGYGAGFVALALLFFAFTTIVAYYYMAETNVTYINRKVHRPWLVFVLRIALLAAVTFGAVRSAGMAWTLGDIGVGLMAWLNLVAILILQKPALKALRDYEAQKKAGTTAFTFDPEALGIRNAKFWERKQDGLEPVLPDPTRAPDPTDGR
- a CDS encoding TrmH family RNA methyltransferase: MAADPYGRFRGTRRPPADEEAPRELRLYGLNAVRAAFARRPEALRKLYLAEARIPALQPLLKWCVANRVGYRVVGEDDLRKLAASAHHEGVVADLQREPPVALDAWLAALPAGPQCAIWLDGVGNPHNLGAILRSAAHFGVAAILLPHASNLALSGAAARVAEGGAEAVPMVRLDDDATSLAQLGEAGFATVATVVEGGDNVFAMPPTDRLVYVLGAEGEGMDRGLAARCDRRVSIPGTGAVESLNVAAATAVLLAAWWNRPARP